In a single window of the Orcinus orca chromosome 9, mOrcOrc1.1, whole genome shotgun sequence genome:
- the LOC117202279 gene encoding BET1 homolog, producing MRRAGLGEGVPPGNYGNYGYPNSGYSACEEENERLTESLRGKVTAIKSLSIEIGHEVKHQNKLLAEMDSQFDSTTGFLGQTMGKLKILSRGGQIKLLVSRLSFSVIYWIIKPR from the exons ATGAGGCGTGCAGGCCTGGGTGAAGGAGTACCTCCTGGCAACTATGGGAACTATGGCTACCCTAATAGTGGGTATAGTGCCtgtgaagaagaaaatgagagacTCACGGAAAgtctgagaggg aaAGTAACTGCTATAAAATCTCTTTCCATTGAAATAGGCCATGAAgttaaacatcaaaataaattattagcTGAAATGGATTCACAGTTTGATTCTACAACTGGATTTCTAGGTCAAACCATGGGAAAACTGAAGATTTTATCCAGAGGGGGACAAATAAAGCTGCTGGTTTCACGGTTGTCCTTTTCTGTCATTTATTGGATTATTAAACCGAGGTGA